A portion of the Sabethes cyaneus chromosome 3, idSabCyanKW18_F2, whole genome shotgun sequence genome contains these proteins:
- the LOC128742212 gene encoding larval cuticle protein A2B-like has product MAFKFAVFAAIVAVANAVAIGYPAAYPAAYPAAYPAIAKVAAPVVAKAIDDYDPNPQYSYSYHIADAITGDNKAQQESRSGDVVTGSYSLVEPDGTRRVVEYTADPVNGFNAVVHREPLAVKAVAPVAKIAAPFGYPGVAKVAAPLGYPAAHLGYPAYGKAIIG; this is encoded by the exons ATGGCATTCAAA TTCGCAGTTTTTGCCGCCATCGTGGCCGTTGCCAACGCTGTGGCGATCGGATACCCTGCCGCTTATCCCGCTGCTTATCCTGCTGCGTACCCAGCGATTGCCAAGGTTGCCGCGCCAGTTGTTGCTAAAGCCATTGATGATTACGATCCCAACCCGCAGTACAGCTATAGCTATCACATTGCC GATGCCATAACCGGAGACAACAAAGCGCAGCAAGAATCACGCTCTGGAGATGTCGTCACTGGGTCGTACTCTCTGGTTGAGCCTGATGGTACCCGCCGTGTTGTTGAATACACTGCTGACCCAGTCAACGGCTTCAACGCTGTTGTGCATCGTGAACCACTTGCAGTCAAGGCTGTTGCTCCAGTGGCGAAGATTGCCGCTCCATTCGGTTATCCAGGCGTCGCCAAAGTTGCCGCTCCACTAGGATACCCTGCTGCTCACCTTGGATACCCAG CCTACGGCAAAGCCATTATCGGTTAA